In Bdellovibrionales bacterium, the following proteins share a genomic window:
- a CDS encoding RDD family protein: MSEEIDDFQIKPLTEGLGFHKKAVRLGEKVLKTGISQDNLKKSMPSVPPESFFDQGNSQGQREELARPAKAREAMDQLVSSLNLGDEYMNKAAQTAGLGPLVTRNKVEISSTLPRYPAHDIFSTKPDIEPQSPAPSPTTPNPASRKAPSRPVVTGNLPISPSVRVTEQVQTGVRRGAHDAKGGVLRPAAISLPSIILDFTVVVALSLVFLVSLLSVTQVEVLSVAFNMRSDGATQMSLSVLFVAIMQMYVVVSRSFFGRTLGEWTFDFQMGDDRQHRSGLYPLLVAWRSFLIVISGLVVLPLLSLLFHRDLTARLSGLQLYHRH; encoded by the coding sequence ATGTCCGAAGAAATAGATGATTTTCAGATCAAGCCGCTAACCGAAGGCTTGGGTTTTCATAAGAAGGCTGTTCGTTTGGGAGAGAAGGTCTTGAAGACTGGTATTTCTCAGGACAATTTAAAGAAATCAATGCCATCAGTTCCTCCTGAATCATTTTTTGACCAGGGTAACAGCCAGGGTCAAAGAGAGGAGCTCGCGCGTCCAGCTAAGGCGCGCGAAGCGATGGATCAATTGGTGTCCAGCCTCAATCTTGGTGACGAGTACATGAATAAAGCGGCTCAAACTGCCGGCCTAGGGCCCCTTGTAACGCGAAATAAGGTAGAAATATCATCTACCCTTCCGCGTTATCCCGCGCACGATATTTTTTCTACGAAGCCGGACATTGAGCCTCAATCGCCCGCACCGTCTCCTACCACCCCCAATCCCGCATCGAGAAAAGCGCCCAGTCGACCGGTGGTCACGGGTAATTTACCAATCTCTCCAAGTGTCAGAGTTACGGAGCAGGTTCAGACGGGAGTGCGAAGAGGCGCGCACGATGCGAAGGGCGGGGTTTTGCGGCCGGCGGCCATCTCTCTTCCTTCAATAATTCTTGATTTCACTGTGGTTGTCGCCTTGAGTTTGGTATTTTTAGTGAGCTTGTTATCAGTCACGCAGGTTGAGGTTCTATCTGTGGCTTTTAACATGCGCAGCGACGGAGCGACGCAGATGAGTCTGAGTGTCTTGTTTGTCGCGATCATGCAAATGTACGTCGTTGTGTCGCGAAGTTTCTTCGGACGAACCCTAGGTGAATGGACTTTTGATTTTCAGATGGGTGATGATCGACAACACCGTTCGGGTCTTTATCCCTTGCTTGTTGCTTGGCGCAGTTTTTTGATTGTAATTTCAGGATTGGTTGTGCTTCCGCTGCTATCCCTGCTTTTTCATCGTGATTTGACGGCACGACTCTCAGGGCTGCAACTTTATCACCGCCACTAA
- the rfaE2 gene encoding D-glycero-beta-D-manno-heptose 1-phosphate adenylyltransferase — MGKILEEAALLRELSQLRNKKKVGFTNGCFDLLHVGHIRYLQEAKSLGDILVLGLNSDMSVRNLKGESRPIQNELDRGEILAALACVDYVIIFSEETPLRLIEAVRPDILVKGGDWPIERIVGAETVLKRGGEVRTLQFVSGRSTSSIMEKILQLG, encoded by the coding sequence ATGGGAAAGATATTAGAGGAAGCGGCCTTATTACGCGAACTCTCTCAGTTGAGAAACAAAAAGAAGGTGGGATTTACAAACGGTTGTTTTGATCTCCTCCATGTCGGCCATATCCGTTATTTGCAGGAGGCCAAGTCCCTCGGAGATATATTGGTTTTGGGTCTCAATTCGGATATGAGCGTAAGAAACTTGAAGGGGGAATCGCGACCCATACAAAATGAGCTGGACCGGGGTGAAATTCTCGCGGCCCTAGCCTGCGTTGATTACGTGATTATTTTTTCAGAAGAAACACCTTTGCGCCTGATTGAGGCCGTGCGTCCTGATATTTTGGTCAAAGGTGGTGATTGGCCCATTGAAAGAATCGTGGGAGCCGAGACCGTCTTGAAGCGAGGAGGCGAGGTGCGTACTCTGCAATTTGTTTCGGGGCGATCGACCAGCTCTATAATGGAAAAAATTTTACAGCTGGGTTGA
- a CDS encoding 50S ribosomal protein L11 methyltransferase, whose amino-acid sequence MISYFILELKGVLTSEEDVLTDLCFSSGASGVSENLQFRQESLRFEPETVSTAYHDLEVYFPLAPDKNLLSEITRRFPNLTLKIREEVEKDWLEEWKKGFEPFCLAGDIWIVPSWSQPPPEAIKKILLDPGMAFGTGTHATTQLAACFLANINLDGKTVLDVGTGTGILAMASALWGAKRVGATEIDVQARSVASENIKLNKIDTIKIYDEQIEDVPGSFDVLVANIIDGVLVDLRGALMDRVAIGGDLILSGILLEREHEFVREFEWEEYHFIQRARLERDEWVGFHLSRVLQ is encoded by the coding sequence GTGATCTCCTATTTCATTTTAGAGCTTAAAGGGGTTTTGACCAGTGAAGAAGATGTTCTTACGGATTTGTGCTTTTCATCTGGCGCCAGTGGCGTCAGTGAAAATCTGCAATTTCGGCAAGAATCTCTTCGCTTTGAACCCGAAACAGTATCAACGGCTTATCATGATCTTGAGGTTTATTTTCCTTTGGCACCGGACAAGAATCTTTTATCGGAAATAACTCGGCGGTTTCCAAACCTGACCTTGAAAATTCGAGAGGAAGTGGAAAAGGATTGGCTAGAAGAGTGGAAGAAAGGTTTTGAGCCTTTTTGCTTGGCCGGAGATATTTGGATTGTGCCAAGCTGGAGTCAACCCCCTCCAGAGGCTATAAAAAAAATATTACTCGATCCAGGCATGGCCTTCGGAACTGGTACCCACGCGACCACCCAGTTGGCTGCCTGTTTTTTAGCAAACATCAACCTTGATGGAAAAACTGTACTGGACGTGGGCACAGGGACTGGCATTTTGGCGATGGCATCGGCGTTGTGGGGAGCAAAGCGTGTTGGAGCAACCGAAATCGACGTTCAGGCGCGCTCTGTGGCCAGCGAAAATATCAAACTAAACAAGATTGATACAATCAAAATATACGATGAACAAATCGAGGACGTACCTGGAAGCTTCGATGTTCTCGTAGCCAACATTATCGATGGAGTCCTGGTCGATCTTCGCGGGGCACTCATGGATCGCGTGGCCATCGGAGGAGATCTTATTTTGAGTGGGATTCTTTTGGAACGCGAACATGAATTTGTTCGTGAATTTGAATGGGAAGAGTATCATTTTATTCAGAGGGCCCGATTGGAAAGGGATGAGTGGGTGGGGTTTCACCTCTCTCGGGTTTTGCAGTGA
- a CDS encoding 16S rRNA (uracil(1498)-N(3))-methyltransferase, which yields MRRYWFDLKDLIDHEIHLHGEVFHHVIVVCRQGVGSKFEMLTSGGAAYLVEVTKVKGKSAWAKILQERAIAPLARPHIHLAISIPRFQVMDAIVEKAVELGVYEIHPFVSEYSFVRNVDDRIRSRSKRWEKIVLGATQQSGRGDLMAVDAPVSLKELLCDYSKRGGALGLFPFEGTAPQHVRQVLVPLRTQVTDEIWIFVGSEGGYSLAEIELFQSYGMYPTTLGSQVLRVETACLALISILKYEWDLMK from the coding sequence GTGAGACGCTACTGGTTTGATTTAAAAGACCTCATAGATCATGAGATCCATCTGCATGGAGAGGTCTTTCATCATGTGATAGTCGTTTGCCGTCAGGGGGTCGGATCTAAGTTTGAAATGCTGACCTCAGGAGGTGCGGCTTATCTGGTAGAGGTCACAAAAGTGAAAGGAAAATCGGCCTGGGCGAAAATTCTTCAAGAGCGCGCCATAGCTCCTCTCGCAAGGCCTCACATTCATCTCGCCATTTCGATTCCTAGATTTCAGGTTATGGATGCGATCGTAGAAAAGGCGGTGGAGTTGGGAGTCTACGAAATTCATCCTTTCGTTTCTGAATATAGTTTTGTAAGGAATGTTGATGATCGCATCAGGAGCAGGTCGAAGCGATGGGAGAAGATTGTTCTAGGGGCGACCCAGCAGAGCGGGCGCGGGGATTTGATGGCCGTGGATGCTCCCGTCTCACTCAAAGAATTATTGTGCGATTATAGCAAAAGAGGCGGAGCCCTAGGATTATTCCCTTTTGAGGGAACGGCTCCACAGCATGTGCGTCAGGTTCTTGTGCCTCTGAGAACTCAAGTCACAGATGAAATTTGGATCTTTGTTGGCAGCGAGGGAGGGTATTCACTTGCCGAGATCGAATTGTTTCAATCCTACGGGATGTACCCAACAACTTTGGGTAGTCAAGTTCTCCGAGTGGAAACGGCTTGCTTGGCTTTGATCAGCATTTTAAAGTATGAATGGGATTTGATGAAGTGA